The following are from one region of the Candidatus Atribacteria bacterium ADurb.Bin276 genome:
- the rpmH gene encoding 50S ribosomal protein L34 produces MKRTYQPHNLRKKRTHGFLKRMSTQGGRDVIKRRRAKGRKRLCV; encoded by the coding sequence ATGAAAAGGACTTACCAGCCTCATAATCTAAGAAAAAAACGTACTCATGGCTTTTTGAAAAGAATGAGTACCCAAGGGGGAAGAGACGTTATAAAAAGAAGGAGAGCCAAAGGAAGAAAACGTTTGTGTGTTTAA